TGGTGGAATATCAAACTGGTCCAAGAGGCAGCAAACATGACATCTTTATGGCTTCATCATAGTTAGCATGTCCTCTGGTCAAGAGGATTATTGTTGCTAAATCAACTGTCTGTCATGTTGTCTTCCGGCACCGTACCCGCCTTTAAGTTGTTGCAGTTGTATTGTAACTTTATTTGTGTACATAAATATTTTCTAATTCTCTTTGGAGTGTGCACATTTATCCCCTCCCAAAAACACACACTTCATCGAAAACTGTCAAGGGAATGGCATACACATCCTCCATGATAATCACACTTTAAGCAGAGCCATTCTTGAATCCATTTGCAGTTTGGAACACTCTGAACCCACCAATGGCAGAACACAGCTAATAAAGGTAAGGCCCATTACCAGGCAGTTTGGGAGTCGTCCCAGAAGTCATCTTTCTGCTTTTATCACTGTCCTCTGGCAGCACTGGAATGAATCAGGAGCACAACAGAGGACGGAAGTACTATACGCAATGCATCGCCTTATACTCCCTCTAAAATGGATCGGATTAGGAATGATTTAGAGGTCAGTGTTCAGTCAGAGGAAGTAGTCATGAGTAGTGAGCGCCCCCTTGTGGCTGTCAAGTGAAGGAGATACATCTTTAATTTAGCCTTCTATGCTTGTCTCTAGAGTTAGGCATCTCTTTTACATTGTTTGCTTGAATATTGAGTTTTGTCAAATCACGAGGTAATTCAATACTGGTTGGCTGTGTGCATGTGACTTCAATTTGGTAACGTAGGTGGTTGCCTCCCATTCATCccctttgtttctattgaatgCCGTATGCAGTGACCTATATAAGAGGTATTGTACTTCTTGATTTAAAAAAAGAGGGTTTGTGGCTGGCTGCTGTTTGAGTGCCTGTGAAGAAGACCTAGTTTTGAACAGAAGCTGGGTCACTGGATGAATGGCTGTCagaagccctgtttatacctgctgTTAACATTCGTCCTGATCTTGTCCGTTTACACTTAGATCTGATCACAATGCGTTTTTTAAACGTCCAAAAATGTAGCCACAATCAGAATTgcacaagatcaggacaaaggctgcatgttagaaccaggtatgaACAGGGCTAGAGGGGGGATTGTTTACTAAATGAGGCCAGAGGAGTCCACTGAACAAACCATTGAAAACATAACCACTTCTGGGCGAAAGAAGAGGAAGCAAAAATATGTTTTGCATTTCACTTTGCCGAGGTGAAGCTAAAATGTAAATTTGGGTAGAGAAGCTGTCAAGTCAAAACACATGACATAATATTTATCTTTTCTTCAATAAAAACATATTATAAAGAATACACTAATACATGTCTTTATTAAAGTAATCATTCCTTGGAACCTCTGACTTTAATGACAGAAGAATACACACTGGAGTAACCTGACAAGGTCATCGCTGACATCTAAAATGGATGCTAATAGTTGTAGAAAGGGAGAAACTAGACTACTTCTCTTTGGAATGAAACCTCTACGCAACTGAAGAGAACTGTGCCTCTAAATTTGGTTGAAATAAATGTGCTCCACACAACATTCTACTACAAGAAAATATGGAGTACATCACCAAATTTAGCAATGGCGAGAAATGATGCATTCCATAACTGTCCATCGGTCCAATTTGTGGACTAGTTCGAGCAGACAGTGGTATATTCTTGACTTTGCAGCTGTATCCACATTCATCCTCTGGGTCATGTTCGTTAGGATGCACCATAGGAAaaagttttgcaacagaaaacgacAAAGAGCATTTCTAAATGGATAAGCTCACTTTTATGCCTACTGAACAGGACCATGCTTAGCCCAGAGTAGACACTGTAAGCAACAGGAGGAACTTCATTCAAAATTCAGGCACCAAGTAGTTCTTTCCTAACATACTGATTTAATAGGGACAGGCATTGTAACAAAATGTCTCCTTGGTTGAAATCAAAACCTTAAATAAAAGTAAGTCAATTAAAATCAAGGCTATTTATTTGTTGCTAATGGTAGACCATGTCTTAGTCTGGAATTCAAACTTAAACATTGGTGAAATGGAGCATATCAGCTTGGATTTCAGGCTACCCATGTCTTCCTGTGAGAGTTGGCCAACACTCAATGCTAAAATGAATGTGCCAAATCATTATTGAACCAACCAACAGTGATGTATTCCAATTTTCCCAACTTGACTCATAAAAACATACAAGAAACATGCATACCCTAATAGAGCAACGAGAAGACAGAAGTTACAACTTCTGTGAAAAAATATGGCAATAGAACCTCTCTACAAAACAGTTCCATTATTGTGACATTAAGTACATTCTGTATTAAATACCCAACCCCATCAGGAAACAAATGTAATAAAGTACTCTCATACCTCAAATATCAATAATGATTTGCATAGTGTGCTGCTTCTTTGATTATTTTTCCCAATTATATACAAAAAGTACTAAAATAAGGCTAAGACATTGAGGGCTTCCCAAACGGCACCCATtaccccatatagtgcactactcttgattTATacggtcagaagtagtgcactacataggaaataagGTGTTGTTTTGGATGCCAACATTAAGTGCATCACCCTGATATGGAAAGCTCCTTTTAGAGAGATATCATTATAAATAACGTGCATTCAGTGGACAGGACCTGGTGCACCATGGGAAAATGGAGTTAGCCGCAGCATTGAGAACTGACGGCAGAAGAACCCAGTGTCCTTAAGTACACCccaaaatttaaaaaaacaacttCTAACTTGAATATCTAATGTGCATTGAAAACATTACATAATTGAAATAGGTCTATTGAACAAAGAAAGTCTTTGATTTAAGGTATTTAGCGACACACAAACTTGTTGTGTACAGTGAGCCTGATCGTCTAAGTTACTAGGCCTCTCCTTCAGTCAAGCGTTTTGAACAACAACGACCACCACATACATAACATTAGGGAATGCCATGGTCTACACCAACTCAGAAAGTAAGTATGAGATGATTGGGACTCCCACTAGCATCCCACTTCTAACGCGCTAACCAGTAGTTTAGAGCGGTGCTGCTAGGGTGCTTGTCACTGGTACCCCGTGTTCACAGCCAAGTTAGCGTTACTCATTGTGGATTTATTATTACTTTCCcactatttctctattttctttctctctacattgttgggaagggcccgtaagtaagcatttcactgttagtctacacctgttgtttacgaagcatgtgacaaataacatttgattagtGATGAATACTCCGCAGGGAGAGATCCTGACAAAACAGGCTCTTGATTATTTCCAGTACAGCATGCAACCCCAGGGTGACACCACGGCACCACCAGAGATTTCGGTAAGGCCACGTATAAGTCCCTATTGTACGGTGGCCATCACTACAAGACAACTAGAGCTGGTCACTGGAGAGGGTGTTGCTGCCAGGGTATGAATGCAATATTGTAAGTCTAAAAGCCTGAAGGGACAGGTGATGTGTCCTTTGTGTATCATTAACTTCCCATTGTTCCATTCAGCCGGTTCCATTCTATTCAGTCTTTGGTCGATTAGCCCCAAGCTTCCATTTCAGAATTCTTATTGGTTGGTGCAGGGGTTCCACCAAAGGCTTGAAGTAGGTCAGCAATTTCCAGTCATTATAAATCACATGACCTGCTCCTTGGATGTGACATAGGCCTATGCATACAACTCTCTGAGGGCAGAACCATATGCATATGAGTGTGTCTGAGGGTATCAATGGCAAATGCATCAAATGGGTGAGAGATTCCTGTAAGTTATGTGTTACTGTACATCAGAGCCCGCCATTTTTATATATTGGTTTGGAAAAATATATTAgcctcaaatatatatatatataacccaaTTTAAAAACTACCTcagggagagagataaaagatGAGTGAATCAATCCAAGAGGTATAGTCTTCTTCATCAAGTAGTGTTGGAAAACATGAAAAACTTTCAAAGGGTCTTTTTAAAACGTTAAAAATGACCCGAGTGGACACAACAGGTCAGGGACAGACACTCACTCCTTCCCTATGAGAGAATGCTACCATAACATTAGTAAAACAttattattacaatgttattaTATCGTTATTCCTCCATAGGTACGTGCGATAGTATCGAGTGCTCCTGCGCAATGGCCGCCAGTTCTTTGAGGAACTCTGTGAAGAGGACGGTAGCGAAGACCTCGGTCCTGGCCAGGGAAATGGTCTTGGGCTGGGGAGGAGGAGAGCTCTTCATCATCCTTCCTGCCTCCAGGGGGGAACATTCTCGGCTGTCTCCGCAGTTTGTATCTGTGGAGGATAAGTAAATAGAgatgaaaaataaaacattagTAATAGTAGCATTTAACTGCAGTTGGACATTGTAGCAAGCTCATGTTAGTCCACTTGAAAGAAGAAATTCTCCCTTTATTATCAGTCTCATTTTCCTTTTTAAATCTCATGCAATCTCATACCAATACATTCCTTGCTCAGAGAGAAAGCTCGCATATAAAATGGTGGGGAGAAACCATTGGGAATGCAGTAGACTAAGGAAGTATGAGAAGAAGAACATCAGAAGGACCTGAGTTGTTTCTTCATTGCTGCAATGCTTCATGGCCAAGCTGAATATATTCTCCAAGTCCTCGAGGAGGAACCAAACAACACAAACTAAGCACAGATACAGTTTTAATCTTTCAGTGGTGCTTCATTGCATTGCAGTGATTAGAAACAACAGTATTGCTAGGCTCATTACTGGTCTTATGATCCAAGATATTGCCTCAAATCCTCTGGAAGCCTTGCCTGTATCCATTCTAATCTCAATGACCTGGCTATTGGCAACAAAACAGACCTAAATGACATTCTAATGATGCTCATAGGATAGCTCACAATAAAGCTCAGAATTCAACATTGAACAATGTCTAttcaaacaaaacatttataCTACCAGTAAGTAACTGTACACAGTTATACGGCTGTTATAAACACTATGTATCCCGGCAAGGAAGCCATTACGTTAGCTTCAGAACATCTTTACTAACATGGAACCGGATATGTGGGacagagcattatgggtactgtagtcaATCAAGTCTCACCTTGACCCTTGAGTGAACTCTCCCTGGCCAGGAGGCAGTGCTGGGCGGAGGTGATCAGCTCTGGGAAGTCCTTCTTGGTCGAGGCCTGCTGCTCGATCTGGTTCTTAAGGGAGGCTAGTACCTGATATGGAAACACATATATAGTAACATCAGTAGCACATCAGACaggaaatacagtgccttcagaaagtattcacaccccttgactttttttgttgtgttacaaagaggGATTAAATATGGATTTAATTgtaacgatctacacaaaatactgtcaaagtggaagaaaaatgttttaataaatgttagaatttatgaaaaataaaacactaatacatCTTGATTGGATAATTATTCACCCACTGAGACAATACATGTTAAAAAAAACTTTGGCACCAATTACAGTTGTGagcctttctgggtaaatctcctTAGAGCTTTGCACAgctgaattgtacaatatttgcccattattattcaagatattattcaagctctgtcaagttggttgttgatcattgctagaaagccattttcaagtcttagccatagattttcaaggcgatttaagttaaaactgtaactcggccattcAGGAGCATTCAATGTCCTCTTGGTAAGAAATGCCAGTATaaatttggtcttgtgttttaggttattttcctgctgaaaggtgaattagtctcccagtgtctgttagaaagactgaatcaggttttcctctaggactttgcctgtgcttagctgtattccatttctttttatcctaaaaaactccttagtccttgctgatgacaagcattcccataacatgatgcagccaacaccatgtaggaaaatatgaagagtggtactcagtcatttgttgttttgaatttgtccCAAACAAAGATTTGTATTCAGGGCAAAAAGTTCCTTTCTTTGCCTCATGTTTTGCAATATTACTTaagtgtcttgttgcaaacagaatgcatgttttggaatatttttattctgttcaggcttccttctttttactctgtcatttaggttagtattgtggagtaactacaatgttgttgatctattCTCAGCTTTCTAATtacacagccattaaactttgtaaaaatcatcattggcctcatggtgaaatccctgagcagtttccttcctctccggcaaatgagttaagaaggatgcctgtatctttgtaatgactgggtgtattgatacaccatccaaagcctaattcATAACATCACCATGCTCAGAGGAATATTCAGCGTTTGCTTTTTTACATTTTATCTACCAATCAAtgcctttctttgcgaggcattgaaaaacctccctggtctttgaatctgtgcttgaaatgtaTTATTCGATTGAGGGACCTTGCAAATAATTGTATGTTTGGGGTAGTCATTCTGAAATcctgttaaccactattattgaacacagaatgagtccattcaatttatgtgatttgttaggcacatttttactcctgaacttacttaggcttgccataacaaaggggttgaatatttaaaaaaatgaaatgctgaaatgtattgagtctATCAAATTTCAAAAATGTTCTActaacaaaattccactttgatattatggggtattttgtgtagatcagtgacacaaaatctaaatgtaatccattttaaattcaggctgtaactcatCAGGCTGTAACTcatcagaatgtggaaaaagtcaaggggtgtgaatactttctgaaggcactgtagctgccAGAGCACAGAAAGTACAAGTTAAATATTGTATCAAAGCTGCAATGAGGTAGTCTCATTCGGCGATCCTGATCTCGCGAGCTTACATTGAAACAAGATGGTGGATCAATGAGATCACCGTGCTGAATTTTTTTTTTGCACACATAAAacattgtattgttctattgAGAAAAAATGAATGGAATCATTGCATTTCCACAGCGCAAGATGCCTTATCAAAGAAAGTGTACATTTGTTTTGACTAAATTAAGCCAACAGGCTTTGCGTACTTGATGCCAAGAGTTTAGCTATTAACACTATCAGGTGTAAAACGGGTAGCTTTTGCATAAAAGCATATCACACGATTGAAAACAAAACCAGAGGCATAAACCAGACAAAACAAGGACATTAAGCAAGACAAGACACGCTGATGATGAGAGAACCAAACCGTATTCATCTCCATGACAAACAATCCACCTCTTTTAATCTGGACCCTAATGAAAATGAAGTACCCAGTGTTTGTACGTCAACAACTCGCCATCCCCTTTCATCCCCATCCAAACATTCCCTTTAATGCGCGCTTTCAAATGGCCCCATTCCATTTTGATTTACTTGTTTACACATCCTCTATTCAATTATGCATGAATCAGCCAGCAGGAGAGAAAAACACTGTGTTAAAGTCTCACTAGACTTGTTTCACAGCCATTTTGAACTCTGTTTTCATTGCCACGTTAAGTGTACGCCCGCTCATAgcctgcatcctaaatggcaccctatcccctatatggtgcactacttttacccagggtccataaggctctggttaaaagtagtgcactatatagggaataaggtcccATTGGGGACACAACAACCATGGTATTCATAATCTCCTCTCTAATTGATACTATTCATAACGGatccctcctctctaacaggTTTTCTGGTTGTTTCATGAGTCTCCAGAGGTTTAAACAGCTTAGAGCGGTGAACAAACAGTTGTTTTGGGGGGACGTTTTTACACCTCTAATGCTTACTAAATGGAGCGGAGTGAAATGTTTACTAAGAGAGTTGTGTCTCTTGAGTAGGCGTGCATTTCAGTGTCTATGATGAGTATCTTAACAGTAGGACTGTGTCCATCTCTGGCTCAAAGTCattgagagagaacaaaggacacagatagacagacagactgaaagtTAATACATAGTCAGAgatagatggacagacagactgacagacttaTTGGAATCTAGGAGCGGGAGTGGACACTGGGCTGGTGACAGTCACACTcacagtcgcacacacacacactctctgtacCTGATAGAGTGAGCGCACGCTGGGCTGGAACACCATGTTGGTGTTGAGGAGGAAGGATTGCAGCAGGGGCTGGGGGTAGGCAGCCAGCTGGGCCAGTATACCAGTCAGCAGGAGGTTGACATGGAGAGAGTTATCCAGCATGTTCTCCAGACGTGACAACAGCACACTAACAAATGGCCctacaggaagagagaaagagagtcttCACTCAGATTGTCAAACCTGGTTAAAGATCAAGAACAAGCCTTAAAGTAAGGCAGATAATACTTCAATCTACACAGGAAGAGAGATAGACTTTACTCAGACTGAAGTTTTATCTGTCTTACTTTAAGGCTTGTTATTTAACCAGGTTTGACAGTCTGAGTaaagcctctctctgtctctctctatgagcCAAATGCATTGTAAGATAACCACGTTGTGATTCTTCAGCAAATTCTTGACAAGTGTTAGAGAGCTGACCTTCAAACCTGGTGAAGTTATTGTACAAAAGTAAAGGCTTTTATTTCTGAGAGTGTTGTTTTATCTTACCTGTAAAAGGCACCGAATGGCTCCTAGTGCTCCCACTGCGGAGCTTGGTGTCAAACAGGGACGAGTGCTGCTTCTCCAGCTCTGGCGTATCCATAGAGAAGGAGCTGAAGTCCACCTCGTCCTCCTCCATGGGGGTGACAACAGGATTCCGGAACTCTTTGTCCACCGTTTTCACAGGGCTGCTCCCCCCAGTCCCGGCCGCGTCGCTGCCCAGCGTACGAATCAGCTCCTCATACTGATCCATGAGGTCGTCCCCCACCTCAGTAGCCGAGGGGCTCTGGAGGTTGGAGTTGTGGTCCGCAACATGAGCTTTGACCTCCTTTGACCCCTTTGTGACCTCCGAGCTGTTGACCTCCATGTTGGTGGGATGGAGGGGAAGACTCAGGCCATTGCTGAGGGAGACCTCATCCTTCTCTTGCAGACTGGATTCTTTGAAATGGTCCTCCTCAAGGTTAAAGTCCATTTCAGATTCCTCCGATTCCGGTAGTGTCTCCCTGCTCGGTCTGCGGCGATCCACAGTATCGCGGGAGTCCTTCTTTGCCACAAGGTCGTAGACCATGACATCATCCTGGAAGTCGGACTCCTCGATGTAGGAACCCTTAACCAGCATGATGGCAGTCCTCCTCATCTCTTGGATGTGTTTGGGCGGCTCGGCTGCAGTCGGCTGTGGAGGTCTACtactctcagcagcagcagcctcGGGAGACACCACCGGACCGGCATCATAACTATCGTCCCACTCCAGCTCTAGTTGATTAGTAGGGACTGGGTCTGTGGTCTGGGGCGGGCAGGGGGGACGAGGCCGTGGATGTGGATGTGACCTCTTGGGGTTGACCGTCTGGGCTTGGCGTCCCCTGGCCCCAGCCTCCTCCAGGGCACTGGGTTGGTACTCCTCTGGAGGGGGGTCCTCTCCGTCGTAGGGGGCCGACCACACCTGGCAGGCCCGGGTGCAGCTGCTGATGCCCAGGCGGGCGTTGTAAAGGTAGTGCAGGTAGTTGACGTCCAAGTAGATCTCAGAGCCGATGACACAGGAGTAACTCGAGCCATCCTCCTCCAAAAAGGTATCCACGGTCtctgaaagacagacagaaagacagggagcACTACAAGTCAGTAATGTATCtaacagtgacagacagacagacacagacagacaaacagagagacagacagagagagagagagagagagaggaaacagaacaAGTCAGTGCGATGAATAAGATAACTAATCCTGGCTGACACACCGCGCTGCATGCGCGCTGCATTCATGCACAGCAGAACTAATGACGTTGACAATTAACCACAGGAGGCTAAACTGATGTAATTGAGATTTCATGAGTTGATAAAAACACTTCCTAATAAGGCCTCTTATGTTATTCATCTGACAACATGAGACTTCATGTAAAGATCATACAGAACCATAACTGATGGATGTTTGAATGACTCTTAATAAGGAATAGTAAATGGTTAGGAATAATGCATTATCAATAGAACACGTTCTACTACGGGGATAGGAATAATGCATTATCAATAGAACACGTTCTACTACGGGGATAGGAATAATGCATTATCAATAGAACATGTTCTACTACGGGGATAGGAATAATGCATTATCAATAGAACACGTTCTACTACGGGGATAGGAATAATGCATTATCAATAGAACACGTTCTACTACGGGGATAGGAATAATGCATTATCAATAGAACACGTTCTACTACGGGGATAGGAATAATGCATTATGAATAGAACATGTTCTACTACGGGGATAGGAATAATGCATTATCAATAGAACACGTTCTACTACGGGGATAGGAAACTACATTCAGCCACGGGACCATTTTTGTCTGAGCAAATAGGCCGGAAATAATtgtaataatttgtacactgcaaattgaccacaactaagcgCGAACAGAGATTgtatctattttttatttttttgtgggaatacttgggtaTTCACAGATTTCCTAGATTAAATCATTTATTTGGTCTTCTTGGGGAGCCAAAAAAGTTCAAACACTTTGGCTGTgtggtttgtgttttgttggtttttggtAAATACCACCTCCACAAATTAAGTCAAAGCGCTCGCCACCAACAATGTTATGACTAGTCGTAACTCAGTGAAGGAACTTTTTGTGTGTTGGAGATTTTGTCTCAGCGTAGAGCTCATTGAAGCTGCGATTGTGAATACAGAAGAGAGGGAAGTGTGAATCAGATTAGGATCAAATGTGATCTTAATTCGTTTCGCCTACTCAGACTAAGCTGCAGCACAtggcctaaaatcccaaacacaAATATTCAGGCCACTTGAAACAAAGGAAACTAGATTATCTATCTCTCGACCTATAATAATGAAACCCATTGTTAAAATCCTTCAGAAGTAACAGTTTATTCTCTGAGAATCATTGAGGCATTCAAAAGATCACCATCAAATAGAAAGCAACTGGTTAAATAGGGGGTTAATTCCACTTTACTTCTGCATGTGGCATGTTACACTGTCTTGTCCTAGTGATAGGCATATATAAAGTACAGAACCAGCTAGAAATCTCCAGTGAACCTATCTTACCCATGGTGCCAGTGTTAGGACTGTTGTCTGTACCCTTTGACCAGAGGATGGAGTCCAGCTGTCTGAGGGGTGGGGGGCTGTGTTCGGGGGAGCAGCAGGAGGGTGTGAGCGCCAGGATCTTAGCGGCCGACACAGAGTAGAAATCTCTCTCCTTCACCACGCGTCTCTGGCTCAGCATCATGTGATTACAGGGGATCAGGTACCTGGAGAACCAGAGGGGGATAGATCCTGTTAGGGAGCCCCAGTAGGGGGAACTGAGACTGGGGTTAGGAGGAGGACGGGGGGTTATGGTTGTACCAAGAAATGCAGATGGGTCGGTGTTTGGGTGTTAAGGAGTAAAAGCGGAGTAAGGGCTCATCACATGGTAAATCAATCGGCTATACCATGATTTACAGTAAGACAATGAGGCTTAGCTGAGAGGAGAAAATTaatttgtaagtgtgtgtgtgtacacttcaACTAGGTATACAGAGAAAGACATCATACACCCCAAATGTTCCATATAATATCATCATGAACATGCATAGAACATGGAACAGGCCCCACCCACTCACCTCAAGATGAGCTGCAGCATCACATCCTCACAGTACAGTCCAATGAGAGTCTGGAACAGCGCCAGAGACACAGTACCCAGCTGGAAAACACCAAGAAGATAAACATCACAAGATGAAACAAAGACCTCAGAGGACCGGAATACATCACAGGGCTGGATTAACAAGTAAGGGATTACCAAGGCTGAATTTCAAAATGGCTGCCTGTGGCACGTGGCATCATACCTGTT
The window above is part of the Salvelinus fontinalis isolate EN_2023a chromosome 42, ASM2944872v1, whole genome shotgun sequence genome. Proteins encoded here:
- the LOC129841511 gene encoding FHF complex subunit HOOK interacting protein 1A-like, giving the protein MMMASMVANGNRDGRQGEALVLKGVDPETCMIVFKNHWAQVVKILEKHDPLRSNTSSNMAALGVIGLSSGGPMRFGGPIPGDEASAVQNYVEHMLFLLMEEDAGQAGAMGPILEFVVMENVMERLFLWSLRRQFTDEMKLEQLKMYEMIVGQARQPLLHHKPVLRPLMMLLSSCSGTAGPEVEAELVSLLNQLCCVLAKDQSVLELFFHTSEDQGAANFLIFSLLIPFIHREGLVGQQARDALLLIMSLSAENQRVAQHIAENTYFCPVLATGLSGLYSSLPTKLEVPSEEWHCLHREDWLHMPTLVQFLNSLEFCNAVIQVAHPSIRDQLVSYIYNGFLVPVLAPALHKLTLEEVMTTTAYLDLFVRSVSEPVLLQTFLSFLLLHRHENVHILDTLVSRINTPFQLGTVSLALFQTLIGLYCEDVMLQLILRYLIPCNHMMLSQRRVVKERDFYSVSAAKILALTPSCCSPEHSPPPLRQLDSILWSKGTDNSPNTGTMETVDTFLEEDGSSYSCVIGSEIYLDVNYLHYLYNARLGISSCTRACQVWSAPYDGEDPPPEEYQPSALEEAGARGRQAQTVNPKRSHPHPRPRPPCPPQTTDPVPTNQLELEWDDSYDAGPVVSPEAAAAESSRPPQPTAAEPPKHIQEMRRTAIMLVKGSYIEESDFQDDVMVYDLVAKKDSRDTVDRRRPSRETLPESEESEMDFNLEEDHFKESSLQEKDEVSLSNGLSLPLHPTNMEVNSSEVTKGSKEVKAHVADHNSNLQSPSATEVGDDLMDQYEELIRTLGSDAAGTGGSSPVKTVDKEFRNPVVTPMEEDEVDFSSFSMDTPELEKQHSSLFDTKLRSGSTRSHSVPFTGPFVSVLLSRLENMLDNSLHVNLLLTGILAQLAAYPQPLLQSFLLNTNMVFQPSVRSLYQVLASLKNQIEQQASTKKDFPELITSAQHCLLARESSLKGQDTNCGDSRECSPLEAGRMMKSSPPPQPKTISLARTEVFATVLFTEFLKELAAIAQEHSILSHVPMEE